A region of the Perognathus longimembris pacificus isolate PPM17 chromosome 7, ASM2315922v1, whole genome shotgun sequence genome:
tgagttcaagccatcaTGCCAATACACATTAAGTACTTTAACTCATTTTCCCTAACCCAAACACACAAAGCTGAGGCATTATATAAAGCATTTTATAAAGGCAAGGATTATATAAAGGCATTTTATTTGCAAGTTGACTTGCTTGTATAAATCAGTCACTTTTCATTCCTAAATTCCACGGCCTGTGCTGGGGAGCAGAGCGTGTGGTACTTCTCTGGGCTTGTGGTATAAAGTGACATGGCATTCAGGAACAGGTCCAGCGGGCAGAGCTTGTCGGGGCACCCTCTGGGCACTTGCTCCTGAGGAAGAGACACAACTCAGCAGGGCCACTGAGGACCCCATTCCTTCTGCTATCCTCAGCTGAGCCCAGGAACCTGAGAAATATACCATTCACAGCCATGTGGGCCCCTACACCTGCCCCCAGGGGATAACGCATGACCTCCTGCTTCTAAAAGTCGCTTAGGAAAGACTCAGTCATCTCCCTGAGCTAAGCAAGCTCAAGGTCCCGTCCCATCAGCCATGATGGAGTATGACAGCCACCAAAGAGTCTAAAGATCTGCTTCTCAAGCATGTGGCTAACTTTCAAAATCAGCCTCACAATCAGGATGTTACATCCTGCCAGAGCCACATGTAAGTTATGACCTAGCCCTAGGCTGCAACTGCTGAGTCCCCCTCCAGACTTTAAGAGGGTCGCTGGGCCCCAGGATGGGGGCCTAGTGCTAAATAGGAAAGGAGGGGGTTTGGCATTCATGCCAAGCTACCAGAGATCTTACCTCCCCATGGTAAGAGAGCTGCACAAACCACTCCTTGGATTTCTGGTGCTGGTAGAGTTCCAGGGTCAGGTCCACAGCAAATGGGGGCCATTTGTGGTCAAAAATCCCCAGGGCCATTAAGAGAGGCATCAGGGTCACATCATGGGCTGCATAGAGGTACAGCTTTCTGCAAGGAGGACACAGGAGGCCAGGGCATTGCCCAGTTGGGCTGGGTATAAAACTCTTCTGAAACAAGATGGCAAGGAGAGCCCTTTCTCCTGTGCTTGCGCCTCCCCTCCTGTTCTGATGGGGAAAGGGAGGGTTGCCAGGAGAATCCTCCTTGCCAGCTCTGCTCcacccacttcctccctccctggtgATGTTTTAGGAAGACAATGAGTGCAGGTGCTTGAGGGACAAGTCTCTCTGGGGTCCTACCAGCCCCTGACAAATGCTCTCCTACTGTCTGCACAAACAATGAGTTTAATAGGGTCGGCTTCCTTCTTTGTCAGAGCTTACAGTTTGGAGAACTAAATTCATTTCAAAGGGAATACTAACATAACAGCCAGTTTGGTCCCCAAGACTTTCCCAAATGCTCCTTTGGGAAGAACCAGGTTTTATTGATTGACAAGCCACCTAGAAGATTACCATAGAATTCTGTAGTTTTTGTTAGCTACAAGGCAGAGTGGAAAGGGAGCCAAAGAGAGCAAGTGCTGCAGGGTCCTTGCAGGTACTATGAAAGATCGAAGggcaaccaggcactggtggttcatgtctgtaatcctagtgactcacaaggctgtgatctgaggattgaggttcaaaaccagaccaggcggGAAGTAttattcttatctcaaataaaccaactggaagtggaactgtgtggctcaagtggtagtgtgctagtcttgagtgaaaaagccaaatgagggcacaagacctgaattcaagcctatacaggtataaaatatttttttaattttttaaaagatgaaaaaattaaatatcccAGCCAAGGATAAACTGCTCCCAGTGACCCCTCTGAATGGGTCCTGTAATCTCTCTTCTATCCACCTGTTCTCACATAGCCTGATGCTTGCCTGCAGCCAGTAGCCCCCACTGCCCTTAGCTGTGCATGGCAGAGCCTGGGCACAGGTACCTGAGTTTGCACCCCCCACTGCCCTTAGCTGTGCATGGTAGAATCTGGGTGTAGGTACCTGAGTTTGTTGGAAGGAGTGGTGGGGTCCACGGCTCTCAGCAGGTTGCCCTCCAGGATGTGCAGAAATGGGCCAACTGCCATCTGAAGACTTTCCCTGCAAAGAGGGGACAACATTCAAGCACCCAGCACGCCTCCTGCACCCAGGGGATGTCGCTGCTTCTGCCCTCCAGAACCTTAAAGAGCTCAAAGGAGCTGAGAAGACAAGTCATGTGGAAGAGCAATGGGCAGGAAAGAAGCTCCAGAAGGCCCTTAGCAAGGTAATTAGGAGGAAGACTTCCTatagtttttgctgttgttttgtgtgtgtgtgttcatgcatgcacgcatgctagtactgggggttgaactcagagcctgtggcaTTCTtctttagcttcttcactcaaggctggtgctataccacttgaaccacagctccatttctgtctttttgctggttagttggagataatgtgtcatggacctttctgcctgggttagctttgaaccacaatccttagctctcagccccctaaggtgctaggattataggcatgagccactgtgcccagccaccatgtctttatttggcatatggagTGTGTGGCTGGCCCTAATTTGGGATTCTTTGACTTTGGGCTTGGGGACTACAAACCAGTTTCATTTTACATGGTGATGCCACCCGGCAAGTGTGAGTATAGCTGATGAGCCTCTCCCCTGACACATGCAGAGGCCTGACCAGGTGTGACTTCACGCCGGCAGCTGCAGAGATGTCTCACCTGTCTTCCTGCTGCAGTATGTGTATGGCTGTGTCCACAGCTCTCTCTTCAATTACCCGTGCAAATGTCCTCAGTGTGGGACAGCTCGGGAGGTTGTGGACCTGTAAGAACCACAGACACACAGCATTGGAGAGGCTTCTGGCCTACTGAGACTGGCAAACTCCTCCTTTTCCAGGGAGCCATCCAGGGCTGCCTCCCACTGTGGAGGCTGGAACAGCTGAGACAGGACCTCGGGGCTCTTCCAAAGCTATGAATTCCTACAGACGTAAAAGACTAGAACTTAAAAACtgttagccaggcgctggtgactcatgcctgtagtcctcagaaggctgagatctgagggtggcaggttcaaagccagcacaggcaggaaagtatatgagattcttatcaccaattaaccttacccaaaagccagaagtggaggtatggctcaagtgggagggaCAGTGAgaggaggccctgtgttcaagctccagtactggcatgcacacatacatatgtacacacacacacacacacacacacacacacacacacacacacacacacacagttactttACCTGCTCAGCAGCCACGTTGTCTAGGAGAATGAGGAAATCTACTTCATCATTACTGTCAAGGCCCATTCGTGCCTTCACTTTTTTCAGATCTTCTGAGATTCCTGGCTGTAAAGTTGCAGTCTTTTTCTGGgctcttgacaaaaaaaaaaaaaagaaagaaagaaagaaagaaagaaatcccttATATTCCTACTGTATACTGATAATTTACAAAATTTGTTTGGTCAGCATTTGAGGTGAAATCTTTTACTGcgattcttatctttaagtagctatacaaagggaTTTCTGAGTACGATGCATGTTGGACGGCATCACCCCTTCCctgttctcccccatctcccaACCCCTTCATCCCAAGTTACCAGGTTCCATTTTCTCATATGGACATTGATTATTGACTGTATTTGCcactttttctctctccattcataaTTTTGGGATTTcctttggggaggggggttgaactcagggcctttgtttagctttttttttttttcccctcaaggctggtgctctatcacttgagccacttttctccttccttggTCAACATTTGAGATCTTTACTGTTATAAAGGGAATGTGGGGCTTCTGGTCTCCTCATTTCATCATTCATTCGCTCCTTCCATATGTATTTGAGTATATTATTTAACCTAAACTATTGTACCAATGTTACAACTCCAGACGCAATAGAAGAGGCCAATAGGGTTGACTGACCTACATTATTCTCCTTTTACAGATGAGTAAATTATGTCTCCAAAAGGTCAAATGAATTGAGAAATTAAGAGCAGGGCACTAGCacttcagacctgtaatcctagctactcaagagctctgaggattgaggtccaaagccagcccaggcaggaaagtccacgaaactcttatctataattaaccatcaaaaagctgaagtggaggtgtggttcaaatagtagagtgccagccttgagtaaagctaagggacagagccaagaatctgagttcaaaccctagtactgaagcacagaaagaacgaaagtggaaaagggagagagggagggagggatggtgggagggagagagcatgagagggaggaagggagagaaaagaaagaaggcagagagaaggaaggaaaggaaggaaaggaaggaaaggagggaaggaaggaaggaaggagggaaggaaggaaggaaggaaggaaggaaggaaggaaggaagggaggaaggaaggaaggaaggaaggaaagaaggaaggaaggaaggaaggaaggaaggaagggcggaCCAGGATCGCTACCTGACTTTCTGTGTTAGCCTCCAGCAGCTTTGGTAGTTGGGGTACAAGACTTCAGAGCTTGCTTCATCGGTGTGGATGATGATGGGGCCTGTAAGGAAGGTGGAAAGCCCCAGTGGGAAGAACTTCAGCTTGTTcttcccagaagccccactttctgcttctctctgccTGCAGATGGAAGCACTCCGAGACATAGATCACAAGGTCACTCATGTTGAGGGCCATGCTGCGGTCAGCCCACCGCAATCCTATAACCCAAGCACTCAGGAAAGCACAGAGCAATGCCCTTCCATAGCCCCCTAAGAGCAGAGCGGGCAGGGACAGACCTGGGACAGACCTGGACAAGGCCAGCACCGCCCAGGCCTTAGCACTCACAGGGCTTGTGCAGCTTAAGAGAGTGActtctctaggggctggggatatagcctagtggcaagagtgcctgcctcggatacacgaggccctaggttcgattccccagcaccacatatacagaaaatggccagaagcggcgctgtggctcaagtggcggagtgctagccttgagcgggaagaagccagggacagtgctcaggccctgagtccaaggcccaggactggccaaaaaaaaaaaaaaagagagtgactTCTCCTTAACTTGATCACAACTAGGTTCTTGTTGTTGCTTCCCAAAGCTCAATTCCACAGGCCAGTGTGGTGACCAATCACACAACAAACAAAAGGCTTCTAGGCCACACACCTGCTCACACTCCATGGTCCTGTCCAAAATAATGCTCATCTGCAGCTGGGGCCCATAGCTTATGCCTGCCATTccgctcagaaggctgagatctgagggtcactgtttaaagccagctcagggtaaaagtctgtgagactctctcaagtaaccaccaaaaagccagaagcagagctgaagctcaagtggtaaagcactagccttgagcaaaaaaactaaaagacatagcctagaccctgagttcaagatctactACTGGTACAATAAGCTATATTGTACCAGCTATATTATACAATAAGCTATATAAGCTTATTATACAATAAGCTATGACTTAAGCCTCTACCAGAATCCCTACACACTACAAATCTCTTCTATTCCATTTGGAGCTGGAATATTGGTATGATAGTTCAGGTGAAATAAGACACTCAAAGGCATATGGAAGGAGTGAAGGAATGATGAAACTAAGagaccagcagccccacattcCCTTTGATTCTCAGTAGCTCACTTTTCCAGGGATTTTAATCCCAAACCAATCTCTAAAGTTGCATTACTTCCATTAACAGTGGCATAACAGGCGTTCTTTGGCATACTCAAGTCCCTTCCTATTGGGAAAGACAAGCTATTGGCTGTGACAGTCACACTGGAATCCCAATATCTTAGGGTCTTGGATGGGGAGTCACTGCCCAAGTGGCAAAGTTCGAGTGGACTAAGTCTGCACATGCCTGCAGATAAGGGGCCACCAAGAAACAAGGTCTTCTCCTCAGTCACACTCCTATTGCTTCTAGAAAGAAGACATTTGCCTCTTAGAAACTGAAACTCAGATCTGCAATTAAATGTACAGTTGAATCAATTACAAATGGCACAATGCCTCCCTCAGTAGCCTAAGGCTCTCAACACACAGGACCCAGGTGAGGGAAATAAACACAGTTCATGGCGATGCAAAGTTTGGGAATTGCTGACTGCAATCCTTCTTTGGTTGAATATGTCAAAACCCAATCTTAGTAGACTTTCTCGACTAGGAAAAGCTGAACAAATATACTGTTAACGCCCTCGGGGTCATACTGATCACCGAGATGAGAACAAGAGCAGAAGTCTTGAGTCCCAGCCAAGTGTCCCTCCTGCCTTGCCCTCCAGTCCCCGCTCTCCTTTGATTTCAACAGCGTTTCACCCTCACCACTTATCACAGGACCAGACTTACTGCCCCTCACAGCTCGCAGAAGCCAGGGAAGAGAAGTCAAGACTCACACTCCCTAAAGCAGCTGCTCAGACACGAGTCTGGGAGTAAGGGCAGGACAGAGAAAGGGTATACTGGGAGAAATGTTCTAGAAAATAAGTAGACCCAGAAGTTACAGGTGCAGGAGAAGAGCAATCAAGGGAAcaggcaccaagaaaaaaaaagaggctttaGAAGTTTCTCATAGGGATTAACTTTTAGATCCCAAACACAAACCTGCTTTCTGACGCTGGAAAAGCCCAGCCAGCAAACATCGAGTAGACTCCAGATTCCGGAACATATTGGTAGAACGAACACtgaaggaaaaagtgaaaagacAGAGATGCTAATCAAGGAAATACTGGACAGCTGGGAACAAGAAGCTCTGAGTCTTTCAAGACCATACCAGGCAAggcggctcactcctgtaatcctagctaatcaggaggctgagatctgagcatcaaagttcaaagccaggctgggcagcaaagtccatgagactcatatctaatgaaccacccaaaacccagaagtggaactgtggctcaagtggtagagcactagccttaagcaaaaagctaaaggagaatggccaggccctgagctcaagccccagtacctaccacccccccccccccccggcc
Encoded here:
- the Acp6 gene encoding lysophosphatidic acid phosphatase type 6 translates to MIARALRWRGWAPVGVLASLAFCFHRRRVAQAEQRAAEGHCPGDRRELELRMVQVVFRHGARSPLHQLPLEEQVEWDPQLLEVPPQTQLDYTVTNLAGGPKPHSPYDSQYRKTTLKGGMFAGQLTKVGMQQMFALGERLRKSYVEDIPFLSPTFHPQEVFVRSTNMFRNLESTRCLLAGLFQRQKAGPIIIHTDEASSEVLYPNYQSCWRLTQKVRAQKKTATLQPGISEDLKKVKARMGLDSNDEVDFLILLDNVAAEQVHNLPSCPTLRTFARVIEERAVDTAIHILQQEDRESLQMAVGPFLHILEGNLLRAVDPTTPSNKLRKLYLYAAHDVTLMPLLMALGIFDHKWPPFAVDLTLELYQHQKSKEWFVQLSYHGEEQVPRGCPDKLCPLDLFLNAMSLYTTSPEKYHTLCSPAQAVEFRNEK